The region CCATTTGGTTTGCCTGGTGATAAAAATTGCATGTTTTGCTTCAGCTTCCGCCGCTTCGGCTTTTTCTTTAGCGCCGGTTTCCGAACGGCGATTCGTGTTCAAGATTGCCTCGGCCTCGTTTAATAATTTTCGCGCGTTTGCATAAATGATCGGAGAATATTTGGCCGCTTCAACTTCTTCGGCTTGCTTCATCAAATTTCGGACATTACCGATGATGCTGACTTTAATTGCGTTTAATTCGGCAGTTCGGTATTGTTTGTCAATTCCCGGCACTCTTCTCTTTGCGCTTTTAATATCGCCTTTTTCAAATTTCTTTGTTGTCGAAAGGAAGGCCTGTTCTGCTAAATCGTACTGTTCTTCGGAATATTGGGGGGCGTTGGCTTTCAGGGCATCCTCTCTCGCTTTGAGGGTAGATTCAAATGTGATTTTGCCCAATTTTGAGGTATCAAGACATTTATTTAAAAGGACACGCACTTCCGACAACTTCTTGTCTATCTTTTTTAGTTGCTTGCCATTTTTAAGGTCTCTTTGTGCTTGATTATATTTATCGAGTGCCTTCTTAAAGTTTGCAGGCGAAAGGATAGAGGCCTGTTCTGAACGGGCCAGGGCAAGCAGTTTATCCGTGTTTTTAAATATTGTTTCTTGAAGGTTACCGCGGTCTTGTGCGAACGTATTCGTGGGTAACCAAACTGTGATTGATAAGAGTACCAGGATCAAATTTTTTAGTTTTACTTTATTTGATGCGGTCATTTTATTGCCTCAGGAGATCAATTGATAGCGACTCGAATTCTAAGTTTAACTTAACTATTTTTCAAAGATTAGTCAAGCGTAATTTTTAGGCTCTTGTGGGAACCCGGTGAATTGAAACTTTTTTCCAGCGAAAATGTTTCGTCAATTTGTATAGAAAAATTATCGTCACCACTTTTATTAAGCTTAAGACTTTTATTTTTAAAGATTTAATTCTTTTTGGACGAAATAAAAACAAAGGGGCTTTAAAGTTCGCTTTATGGGAAAAATACATTTGGGTAACAATTAGGGCTTGGTGGAACTTCAGCCCACCGAAAACTGTGAAAAGAAAGTGACACCATCCGAGAGGGGAAGTGAAAGAACACCCTGTTTTCTCTCCAGAACATTGGAGATTCTTAATAAGAAACACAAGATTTTCCTTTGTCTTTTTAACAATAACTCTCGGGGTTTAAAAATGATTAAGTTCAGGCCAAATAGTATGTCGGGGTTCTTTCGATAACTTGAGATTTTTACTTGATTTTGATATGTTTTTAGAGTACTTTAAAATCTTTTCGATTACAACATAGGGCGATGCGTCATGGACGAAGAAGATATTAAACAGCGAATTAAAAAGCATGGAAATTTTCCTGGTCATATTGCCATAATCATGGATGGTAATGGCCGCTGGGCTAAGCGTCAAGAGCTTCCGCGGGTTGAAGGCCATCGAGAAGGCATTAACTCGGTTCGAGAAGTGGTCAGGGCGTGTGGTGAATTGGATATAAAATATTTGACTTTATATACTTTTTCAACCGAAAACTGGAATCGGCCACGTGGTGAAGTGACTGCACTTATGCGGTTACTTTTAAAAACCATTCGTTCTGAAGTGAATGATCTAAACAAGAACAATGTCAGATTGCAAGTTTTAGGAAATCTTCATGATTTGCCCTTGCCGGCTCGAAAGGGGATGGAAGGCGCAATGGCTTTTTTGAAAAATAACACCGGATTAACTTTGAATTTGGCTCTTAGCTACAGCAGCCGGAAGGAAATAACCGAAGCCGTTAGAAGAATAGCCCGCGGGGTTCAATCCGGAGAAATTCATCAGGATGATATCAGCGAGGATTTGGTATCAAAAAATTTATATACAGCGGAAATCGCTGATCCTGATTTGTTGATTAGAACCAGCGGCGAATTAAGGATAAGCAATTTTTTACTTTGGCAGCTGGCTTATACTGAACTTTATGTGACCGATGTGCTCTGGCCTGATTTTCGGCGTCGCGAGTTTTTTCAGGCGATCGAGGATTATCAGAATAGAGAGCGCAGATTTGGTAAAGTGAGTGAACAGATTCAGTCAACAAAATCACTAGTGCAATCGTAAAGTACTCATTCATAGACGATGTTTAAGAAAACCCTGATAACCCTTACTCTGGTAATCTTATTTGTTCTGGTCATTCTTTTTAATAGCTGGGACTTTTTTGATTTAAACGGCCGGTTCAAAAATATCCTGGTCGGCAAAATGCGCTCTCTGGTGGGGACTGAGTGCACTATTGGCGAGTTAAGCCTGGGTTTTGGTACAATCAATTTAAAGAAGGTTAATCTTGTATTTAGAGATCCTCGGTACCAGCTTTCCATCGAGGAGCTTCGATTCGGTTACAGTTTTTCAAGCCTTTTACGAGGCAATATAAAACCGGAGAAATCGGCAGAAGAGATAAGCATTTACCAACCGCGTCTAACCTTAACATATAATTCCAGGAAAGAAGTTAAATCCGATGTTGATCTTTCTTTGGAGATTTCCAGTGAGGCTGAAGAGGCTTACAGGTCGATTCTTAAAGAGGCCGACTTTATTAAGAAAATCACCATTTCTGAAGGTGAAATTAATCTTTTAGATACCTATTCATCCAAAAAAATTCCATTTGCCAAAAAGATAAATGGCTGGGTTTCCACAGATGCCGATGACAATGCCTGGTTAAGAATGGCCGGCCATATATTCGAAACCGACGAGATAAACATGATCATGTATGGCCAGGTTGATTTGGAGCGAGGCGGAATTGAGTCCATCAACCTGGAGCTGCGGGAGTACAAAATCGGTAACGAAATCCCCATTTTGCTTCCTGATTATTTCGAGATTCTTTCGGGGGTGGTGAATGGAAATTTAATAGTTACGGAAAGAAAGGAATCGCCCCGCGGTTTTAATATAGAGGGCACAGTTAAGTTAAGGGACGGTCAGGTAAAACTTAAATCAGAAAACCTCATACTTTTCGAAGAAATTTATGTGGATGCGGAGATCAAGGATTGGAACCTGGAAATCAAAAAAGCCTCGCAAATGATCAATGGCTCGCCGGTCAAGATAGAAGGAAGAATCAGGAATCTTTTAGACCCTGAATTTGATCTCCGCATAAGTTCCCAGCAATTAGATGTGGACAAGTTTTTAACTCATTTTCTCCCGGAAAAGAAATTACCTTTCGCAGGTTTCGCTCAATTAGATTTTTCAATAACCAAAAAGATCGCGAATCCAGTGATTCAGGGAACCCTGAAATCGGATTCGATTGGATTTTATGTCAAGGCTCTAAAAAATATCAATGTTGAATTTGCGTTCCATGACCTGTCTTTGGAGTTTCCAAAAATCAGCGGAAATCTGGGCGGTGGTAAGATAAATGGCAAAGGCAATATTGATTTTATCTCTCCTGAAAAACTAATAAATTTCGAATTCGATGTCTATGGCAATCTTTCAAAAGAGCTGTACGATTTCGGCCTTGTGTCTGCCGACCATGGAATCGGCAGCGCTGAAGTTAAAATTTTTGGACCTATTAAACACCCGGTAAGCAGAGGAAATTTCAATTTAGGATTCACGAAAGAGTCAAAAGAGTCGCTTGCTTTCAATGGTATTTTTCGATATCGACAAGGAAGCGGTTTTGTGAGCGCATCCTCGTCTGACGAGGAGTTTCATCTCAATGCAAATGTGGACAACGTTTTCAGTAAACCAAACTTTACTGTCGAAGCGACCAATATTGAGAAACTTTTTGTCTTTGTTAATGATCCGAGATTGGATTTCCTGAGAAATCGCTACGATCTACGCCTCGATTTAGAGGGTACTACAGACGCTTTAAATTCAGTCATTAAAGGATATAGTCGCGGGAATTATGAAAAACTTTTTCAGGTAGACGCTCTGTCGAAATGGGGCGAAGCGCTTTCCGGAAACATCACCCTGCTTCCCAATACAAGTCGGAATCAGACCGGAACATTCGCGGCAGATTGGAGTTCCGGGAATCTCAGACTTACTCAACTTGAAATTGGGGGGTGGCTGCGCGGTGAGTTTGATACCGCAGAATCAGAGGTACCATGGGACGCCAGATTATCGCTCTCCGGATTCAGGCTTTCCACGCTGCTATTACTTTTAGGCAACCAGGACCCAAAATTCGACGGCGATGTTCATGGACAGATCACATTTAGCGACTCCGGAGATTTTCCCCAATATTCCGGGAACCTCTGGCTTTTGGATGGGTTTCTGGGTGATCTTGGACCATTTAAGGGCGAGATGGCTTTCAAAGCAACACCGGACAAAATAAATGTCAGCACCCTGTCATTTGAAAATTCCGAATCCCTCTATTTAAAAACCGCTGGTAGTTATGATTTTAAGTCCAAAGAAGTAACCGGTAGTGCGGCTGGTTCCAATGTTCGCATCGAGGATATCATAAGATTATTTACTCGTCGAGAGGATATTGTGCACGGCAACTGCATTTTCCAGGTTTCTTTTAAAGGAAAATATCCGAAAATTCCACTGTATGGTAATATTGCCATCCATGACGCCAAGATACTTATGCTGACATTTGACAAGCTTCATTTTGCGCTTGGTAACGAAAACGGCACGGATTCTTACTTTTCCGGCGGAGCTTTCCATTTTGGAAATACAACAATTGAAAAGCAGGGTGAATTTATTCTTAAAGGAACTGCTCACCTGCCATTGAATGACCGCGCATCTCTCAATATACAAATGGCAGGCGATGGTAATTTCCTTTCTTTACTTCCCGATGTCGCAGAAATTTTTGGTGACTCAGAAAGTCAAGGACATTTGGATTTGCGCTACACTGGAAGTTATAAAAATCCGGACTTTACCGGAACTCAACTTTGGTTTGACAACGGCACCTTAAGGTTGAGTTCGGTTGCAAAAAAAATCAATAACCTGGAAGGCAGCCTGGCAGTTTTGGCCGATGATTACTTTCTCGATATCAGAAAATTTAGAGGCACGATTCGGGGCGAGCCTTTTTCTATTTCAAATACAAATGACCTTTCTCGATTAGGTGAGGAACTCGAGTCTTTAAGAATTGCGGGCAACGACTTAAACCTCGGCGCTCTTATTTTCCAAACGTCGCCGAAGGGTCTGCCGCTAAATATTCCCGGCTTGATGGAAAAAGGTGAGGTGGGTTGGTATTCACTTTTTGGTAAGGAGCCTGCCCCTGTTTTTTTTGCCGCGGGACCCTGGTTGCGGCCAAAAGTTCAAGGAACAGTAAAAGTCCGCAATGCAAATGTGACGTTCCCTTTTGATGAGAGCGGCGGCGAGGGGCACCCGGTCGTGCTGAATATTATAGATAACATAGATTGGGATGTAGAGGCAGTTTCTGATACGGACACCCGGTACGTGGTGCAATTCCCGACAGGTGTTTATGTAAACATGGAAATTGATAAGGAAGATACGCTCAGGTTTACCGGAATTCTCAAAGACTCAACATTTGGAATTAGCGGCAAGGTCGAATCTACCCGCGGTGACTTTGAATATTGGGACTCAAGTTTTCGGGTTGAGAAATTTGGTGCCGAATTCAACCAGGGTTCACTTTATCCAAATGTTTACGGCAAAGCCTGGACGGTGATTCGGGATTCTCTAAATGTGCCATCTGATGTCTATTTAACCCTTGTCACCCGAAACGATTTAAATCAAGACCTGGTAGAAGGCCGCTGGGACCGGATTAATATTAAACTCAGTTCCGAACATCCCGGCTGGGAAGAAACTCAGGGCGACGTCATAGCCAGCTTAGGATACACATCCACGACGATAGATGAAAAGGCCAGAAAAGCAGTCGGCCATAGCACAGACAGTTTTATTTTCAGACCCCTCATGCGGCCGGTCGAGCGGCAGCTCGAGCGCAGTCTGGGCCTCGATGTTGTGCGGTTTAGTTATGCGTTCACCCAGAATTTTCTCGCCTCGAATTTTAGTAATGAGCAGCTGAGATCTTCACTCGCTTTTCTGCGGAGCAGCCGCTTGATCCTTGGGAAATATCTGACGAAAGATATCTACCTGCTTTACAGCGGAGAACTAAAGACAGGAATCGATTATCAATTTCAGGATAAAGGTGTGGGACTACAGCATATTTTCGGACTTGAGTACCGTTTGAATCCAAGATGGTTGCTGCAAATGGAATACGATTATAACACTTTGTTAGAACTTAACAAAGATGATAAGAAACTTTGGTTAAGACATTCCTTCCCTTTTTAGGTTTAGATGATTTAAAAATTGTTGACTGGGGTTTCAAATCAAAATGAACTTTTTTTCCTCATTCAGGTTAGAAAGTTTGTCATTATTTGAACCTTGAAAAATTTCGTATACATGGAGTTGATGATGTTCAATTTGAAGTTTAAAAGTTTGGTAATTTTCACAAGTGTGATCCTGATTGCTCTTTCCGGACGACTGTCTTTCGGACAGGTAGGTGCCAGAAAAACCGTTAAATTGGCAGCAGTCAGAGTTGAAGGCAACACATCCGCAGATGCAAATTTTATAAAATTGAATTCGGGACTGACTGAAAACGCGTTGGTCAGCGGGGAGGATATTCAGAAAGCCATAAAACAGCTTTGGGCTCTGAATATGTTTTCCGACATTCAAGTCATTTTGGAAAAAGAGGTTGCCGGCTCGGTCTTCCTTGTTTTGAAAGTTGAAGAATATCCCCGTTTGGAAAAGATCGAGTTAGAAGGGAATAAGAAAATCAAGAAAAAGGATATCGAAAAAGAGCTTAGCTTTTATAAGGGGCAGGTTGTCGGGCCTCAGGAAAGCAAAAAAGCTGCAAAAAAAATAAAAAAACTATATGCAGAAAAAGGTTATTTACTGGCCGAGGTTGAACCGAAATTACGCGAGGGGGCTGAGGACCAGAGAGTAATCCTCCGTTTTAAAATAAACGAAGGGAATAAAGTTCAGATCGAGGGCATTAACTTTCATGGCAATACTACGTTCACGGATAAAAAACTCAGGAAGGCATTTAAAGAGACCAAAGAAAATGGCTTTTGGTTTTTTGGGGGCGGCGATTTTGATCGCGAAAAGTACGAAGAAGATTTAAAGCATTTAATTAGTTTTTTTAATAAAGAAGGTTTTCGTGACGCGGAAACCGTTAAGGACTCAATTTATTATGGCCCCCTAAAGAAAGCCATGTATATAGACATCTGGGTTGAAGAAGGACAGAGGTATTATTTTGGCGATATAACCTGGGAAGGAAATGAACTTTTTGAAGTCGAACAGTTGGAGTTTCTTTTAGATTTTGAAAAAGGCGATGTATATAACAAAGAAAAGCTCGATAAAGCTGTTTTTGAAAAAATTGGTAACGTCTACTATGATACAGGATATATTTTTGCACGGATTGAGCCTCAGGAAACGCCAGTTGGCAAAGATACGGTTAATATCCATTTTAGAATCACTGAAGGTAACGCTGTTAAAATTAACAAAATTCATATAGCAGGAAATACTAAGACCAAAGAAAAGGTAATTCGGAGAGAACTCAGAATTCGGCCTGGCGATGTTTTCAGCCGCGAAGCCCTCGTTCGAAGTCAGCGTGATATTTTCGTATTAAACTATTTTGCAGATGTAAGGCCGGACGTAGCGCCAATCAGTGATGAACTTGTGGACATTGAAATTGAAGTAGAAGAAAAATCAACTGACACCGCCAACATGTCAGCCGGATTTAGCGAAAGAGACAAATTGATTGGCAGTATTGGTGTCACAATGAACAACTTTTTCGGCAACGGCCAAATCCTCAGTTTCGATTGGAATTTCGGCCGGGCCTTCAGGTCGTTTTCGATAAGTTTTACCGAACCCTGGTTTCTCGACACCCCCACTCTGGTCGGCCTTAGTTTTTTCGATACAAAACGTGACGGTCGCTTTATTGGCTATGATCAACGCAGTCAAGGAGCGAGCATTCGTTTAGGCCGCAGACTTCGCTGGCCGGACAATTTTTTCCGCGCCGACTGGATCTACCGAGTCGACAAGACTGACCTCTCTAATTTTGATCCCAGGGTTCTACGGTTTAATCCGATCTTAGCGCAACAAAATTGGCCGCTTACAACGAGCGGTGTCACTCAGATCATCAGCAGAAATAGTTTGGACCGACCTGAATTTCCCACTAGCGGCTCGAGATTTTCAATTTCGACGGAAATCACCGGCGGCCCGTTAGGCGGTAATGTCAGTTTTCATAAACACATCATGCAAAATGAATGGTTTTCGCCGCTGATTTGGAACTTTGTTTTGTTTAACAATATGCACGTTGGATATATTGAGGGCTTCGGCGATGATATCGAGAACATTCCTTTTCTTGAATTGTTCTTTATGGGCGGTGAAGGGTTGTCCCGCTCTATACCCCTGCGCGGATATGACGATCCTTTATCAGGTGTTGTCAACCGGACCGGTGGAAAAATC is a window of candidate division KSB1 bacterium DNA encoding:
- a CDS encoding OmpA family protein, with the translated sequence MTASNKVKLKNLILVLLSITVWLPTNTFAQDRGNLQETIFKNTDKLLALARSEQASILSPANFKKALDKYNQAQRDLKNGKQLKKIDKKLSEVRVLLNKCLDTSKLGKITFESTLKAREDALKANAPQYSEEQYDLAEQAFLSTTKKFEKGDIKSAKRRVPGIDKQYRTAELNAIKVSIIGNVRNLMKQAEEVEAAKYSPIIYANARKLLNEAEAILNTNRRSETGAKEKAEAAEAEAKHAIFITRQTKWLRKNEKEWENFMLDREIIIEAIARELGFTPTFDGGLDKPLKRIAQISRNLQNEKKELIKEVEEKNAELQKLGKDILAYREKEQGLQAELQEKRYKLEMKKRREDLISSVEEMFAAQEAVMLRQGDDIIIRLIGLTFTSGRSTIEPEFFKLLSTVQRAIRKFPSSPITVEGHTDARGNDRFNENLSYERAMAVKQYLLANMGLDQSRITALGYGESKPIATNETADGRAQNRRIDVVISFGQEIL
- the bamA gene encoding outer membrane protein assembly factor BamA, which gives rise to MFNLKFKSLVIFTSVILIALSGRLSFGQVGARKTVKLAAVRVEGNTSADANFIKLNSGLTENALVSGEDIQKAIKQLWALNMFSDIQVILEKEVAGSVFLVLKVEEYPRLEKIELEGNKKIKKKDIEKELSFYKGQVVGPQESKKAAKKIKKLYAEKGYLLAEVEPKLREGAEDQRVILRFKINEGNKVQIEGINFHGNTTFTDKKLRKAFKETKENGFWFFGGGDFDREKYEEDLKHLISFFNKEGFRDAETVKDSIYYGPLKKAMYIDIWVEEGQRYYFGDITWEGNELFEVEQLEFLLDFEKGDVYNKEKLDKAVFEKIGNVYYDTGYIFARIEPQETPVGKDTVNIHFRITEGNAVKINKIHIAGNTKTKEKVIRRELRIRPGDVFSREALVRSQRDIFVLNYFADVRPDVAPISDELVDIEIEVEEKSTDTANMSAGFSERDKLIGSIGVTMNNFFGNGQILSFDWNFGRAFRSFSISFTEPWFLDTPTLVGLSFFDTKRDGRFIGYDQRSQGASIRLGRRLRWPDNFFRADWIYRVDKTDLSNFDPRVLRFNPILAQQNWPLTTSGVTQIISRNSLDRPEFPTSGSRFSISTEITGGPLGGNVSFHKHIMQNEWFSPLIWNFVLFNNMHVGYIEGFGDDIENIPFLELFFMGGEGLSRSIPLRGYDDPLSGVVNRTGGKIMFKYTTEIRFPIAPNPTIFGLAFAEAGNTWESLGKTDLYDLRRSVGVGLRIFMPMLGIIGFDYAYGFDNIDPETGRKFGDWKPHFVFGRSF
- a CDS encoding translocation/assembly module TamB domain-containing protein; translation: MFKKTLITLTLVILFVLVILFNSWDFFDLNGRFKNILVGKMRSLVGTECTIGELSLGFGTINLKKVNLVFRDPRYQLSIEELRFGYSFSSLLRGNIKPEKSAEEISIYQPRLTLTYNSRKEVKSDVDLSLEISSEAEEAYRSILKEADFIKKITISEGEINLLDTYSSKKIPFAKKINGWVSTDADDNAWLRMAGHIFETDEINMIMYGQVDLERGGIESINLELREYKIGNEIPILLPDYFEILSGVVNGNLIVTERKESPRGFNIEGTVKLRDGQVKLKSENLILFEEIYVDAEIKDWNLEIKKASQMINGSPVKIEGRIRNLLDPEFDLRISSQQLDVDKFLTHFLPEKKLPFAGFAQLDFSITKKIANPVIQGTLKSDSIGFYVKALKNINVEFAFHDLSLEFPKISGNLGGGKINGKGNIDFISPEKLINFEFDVYGNLSKELYDFGLVSADHGIGSAEVKIFGPIKHPVSRGNFNLGFTKESKESLAFNGIFRYRQGSGFVSASSSDEEFHLNANVDNVFSKPNFTVEATNIEKLFVFVNDPRLDFLRNRYDLRLDLEGTTDALNSVIKGYSRGNYEKLFQVDALSKWGEALSGNITLLPNTSRNQTGTFAADWSSGNLRLTQLEIGGWLRGEFDTAESEVPWDARLSLSGFRLSTLLLLLGNQDPKFDGDVHGQITFSDSGDFPQYSGNLWLLDGFLGDLGPFKGEMAFKATPDKINVSTLSFENSESLYLKTAGSYDFKSKEVTGSAAGSNVRIEDIIRLFTRREDIVHGNCIFQVSFKGKYPKIPLYGNIAIHDAKILMLTFDKLHFALGNENGTDSYFSGGAFHFGNTTIEKQGEFILKGTAHLPLNDRASLNIQMAGDGNFLSLLPDVAEIFGDSESQGHLDLRYTGSYKNPDFTGTQLWFDNGTLRLSSVAKKINNLEGSLAVLADDYFLDIRKFRGTIRGEPFSISNTNDLSRLGEELESLRIAGNDLNLGALIFQTSPKGLPLNIPGLMEKGEVGWYSLFGKEPAPVFFAAGPWLRPKVQGTVKVRNANVTFPFDESGGEGHPVVLNIIDNIDWDVEAVSDTDTRYVVQFPTGVYVNMEIDKEDTLRFTGILKDSTFGISGKVESTRGDFEYWDSSFRVEKFGAEFNQGSLYPNVYGKAWTVIRDSLNVPSDVYLTLVTRNDLNQDLVEGRWDRINIKLSSEHPGWEETQGDVIASLGYTSTTIDEKARKAVGHSTDSFIFRPLMRPVERQLERSLGLDVVRFSYAFTQNFLASNFSNEQLRSSLAFLRSSRLILGKYLTKDIYLLYSGELKTGIDYQFQDKGVGLQHIFGLEYRLNPRWLLQMEYDYNTLLELNKDDKKLWLRHSFPF
- a CDS encoding isoprenyl transferase, with protein sequence MDEEDIKQRIKKHGNFPGHIAIIMDGNGRWAKRQELPRVEGHREGINSVREVVRACGELDIKYLTLYTFSTENWNRPRGEVTALMRLLLKTIRSEVNDLNKNNVRLQVLGNLHDLPLPARKGMEGAMAFLKNNTGLTLNLALSYSSRKEITEAVRRIARGVQSGEIHQDDISEDLVSKNLYTAEIADPDLLIRTSGELRISNFLLWQLAYTELYVTDVLWPDFRRREFFQAIEDYQNRERRFGKVSEQIQSTKSLVQS